A region of the Ischnura elegans chromosome 11, ioIscEleg1.1, whole genome shotgun sequence genome:
cttttatttacgaaaattcaaccgttgaccctgtaaggtcaccgtcaaggtcataagggtggcaaaaagaatagcattcGACAAAGGTATCggtctatgggttttatagggtgcccaagtcattggtattgtccaaatacccgtattgttcactaattgacctccgagggtcacaatgggagTCAAAagtcatagcgttaaacgtcgggccatcatggcatccaacgtgtcaaaccatatgTTTTGaggggtgccaaagtcggttaggcagttcatagatccgtattgttagttttttgacctcagagggtcacaatgggggtcaaaggtcatagagttaaacgtcgagccatcatggcaaccaacgtgtcaaaccataggttttgaagggtgccaaagtcggttaggcagttcatatacccgtattgttggttttttgacctccgagagtcacaatgggggtcaaaggtcatggatgtatgttttgaagtaataggaaaactaattttcccaactaaaggttttgaagggggaccaagtgagtggtgtagtacacatagccaagccgttgttgattatttatttagtttatagctgatacaataatataaatatctagcattttaataatttcattgggaatcgggaagtactaatCATTGTCAAGGAAAATTACaggaatatttgttggaacattGCCATATGACAAATTTCATTCgagttctttgtataccgccaatgaattaattcagattatttttatagtctccgtgagcgataaatcttgcgaaTAATGGAGTTAGGgcccaaggaacgcagtaaattacatgttcaacgaaacatgtttcatttgaaatcacgggcctaactcctcttccattactaataagtttcgtaaaaatttatggagggtagcttacatgcttgtgataagtcaaccctgccaaacacctttacagtttgctggctggataagtgttgcttttttttatgtataccgggactagccacggtggtaactttacgagagtcacgcacaattcacaaattgtgctaaaatccactgagaaaagaatcattcggggggatccgggttcgaatcctggcgaatgttttttttcctccgtggatttttcgcacaatgctggCTGGAGTTAGATTTTGACATAAGGTtacatgtctcactctcgttggcgctaatttaactaaaccttcaaagggcatcggaaaaaatgtcacatgaagcataaataagtaAAGATGCATAAATAAGTAAAGAAGTAAATAAGTGTAGAAGtagtctctcgcgtacagaaaATTAGTACTtgattcgattcagtgaatgaggccaatcatttattacatgagttacaggataagaccttgctttttattattttttattcatgtactTCACCACTGacgttgaaacgtttgaaaaattaaaatatatttattcaatcatcagcattttatactttaaatttcatattttttcgcaGATTGAGTTTTCACGCTAATCTTTTACGTGTTcgtactcgatactaaagcctttatataggtgaaaaataagagaaccgaatattatcatcatattattctcaaagttcctctcattataaattgatagacccttcactttccccttgacttgtaggcacaacaaAGCCATATTTTTCCGACATTAATGTAAAATAACGCTTCGTTGGTTTATTActccaccttccttatttcctgaaaggattttatttccttatcttTTTCATCATTAAAGCAAAATATACTGTCTTTTTCTTTAACACTTTAGTCTGTCAACTATGtatttactctgtatcatacaagccagttcttacgaatattacatctttaggagtatccattaacccttttgtctcagtggtgttgtttccttagcatgactgttggactgagccccaagggtttCTTACCTCCCCTCTCTACGGATCATTTTTGCCGGACATTGGTttagaagggtctcacggataatcactctctcagcgccaacctttttcgacttttccttgcggggactccgcattatcctggactcaaagtatagttggtcttcctcctttccgggttgatagccctacCAGCGggattggttccgggtcaactcatgattagtttttgtgaattagctacatggataattgttgtttgcccgtattTTGCAGACTACGAATTTTATTCCTCGGTTTTCTTCTGTGCTTTTTCACCTTTTGAACGGACCTATACCGTCCTAATTATcagatttaatgcatcaacaatttcaatTTTGACGTTTATATttaaatcgagatataagttaatatttatggtaaaatttcattaaaaaattgtaaacgctgcttaaaagaaaaagaattcaaatattagtttatatttttttgagaaaggaacaaatgcttatttcaaaatcTGACTGAATGATCGCTGTCCCTTACGacaaaaaggggtaatagaagacgaggtgtccgggaacctgctcccggattccgagggtagggcctatgtccccgctttgttgggtcccgataagacttcgcgtacctatgtccccgctttgttgggtaagacttcgcgtagctgcgaccggcataaaagggcaacgaaacggatatttgcggtATTCGTTCGCCCGCGcaggaaaatatgagacgaacATTTGCGGCTTTCctcttccgtgtcaaaaaccgtccggacgaatatttacttttttggtagggaaagggttaattagatgcggcgtttaggaggggcgagggggtcaagccgattctcacccaatctcacgtgggataACAGGGGGTCCTTGAGAgcatcacgtaatttttttataaaaaatgattaaaaattatgttttaactAATGAAGGTAAGATTAACGTATTTCCACTGAAAATACGTATTAAATTCtatcgcgataataacgcatggttataagtcatggttttaagttattgattctTCATTTTACCATTAAGATACCTGACCCGTGAAATacagaaataaggttcacttgactgcctcctttgtttctaGTATCAATTctaacgatttatgtgaagagagaaggaaatttttatacaaatattgactctgattcttgattaaaaatgagcttcgcactaatttatccaaaataaactagataaagttaaatcgtgacctcggtggaacaaagcaactttgaattccaattggtacaaatccaatataggtaaagaatcttgctcaacttgtaatatactaacatcgtgtggtcaataacttcagtttttgagttctatatttaaattttgttgtctgactatttttttaaaacaaaatagttaatacgatgtaatatttgcaaaaatgtttgtttgctatgtattccTTTGGTACTgtttattctacgaattctctagtgttgctattataataattaaagttatttatttctaagtcagtttacatatttatacaaatctttcactgctaaaatcaagtggacATAAAGAATTCCccattaaaatacaataatataatctgtttacgagagattttaatatacatacctaccctattcaatatcactttagcaagctccctaaaaaaagCCTGTTGTTTAAaggtcattgaacaaatatgtgaatttctagagaatttttggttgtccttctttttaaagaaacagcctttgttttagcatcaatttccacgatttttataGACATACGGGTATAATATTTtcagtcattccacctcaattccaaaaactTGTCCCGGaggggtctcagattttgattaattcatggttgatagtttatagttgaagccGTGGATCATACTACTATGATGTAGACTACCAGTCTACgagtacacgtccatagactggtgTTAAATGTAATCGGAAAACCGCTCGGGAGAAAcagtaaacgtttaaatattttcaattaatattcaggagttgatttaaatttaatttttgtaattataaggtaatgaatgagcctacccTCTAAAGgataaatgcttgggccaatttGAGATGGACTATTTGAGAAAATTTGACTGacagttttttaaacatttcaatatAATACTAATAGGGAAGTGAACTTTATAAATTGTggcggaaataaaccacattttcagacagtatagttttaatacaaaatttaaagttcaacacaattataacacaataggtgagccgaaggaccagctcaagttaaagttccacacaattataacacaataggtgagcccGAAGGACCAGCAGTTGGCAGGCCGTTGCGACGTGTCCAGTGCCCGGCAACCGCAGAAAGAGTACAGCAGGGCAGGTGCGAGGAGTTTCTCCGCCGGtgacgaacgagagagagagCCAAGTCGCTCCGTCGATCCGGCCCGCACGAGAcgagaggaagtgggggagggcgaAGGCAGCGCCGCTCGGGTCGTAACTCAGACAAAACGAGAGCGTTTGGCGCAAAACCGAACATTCCGCCCCCCTTGAACAccttgttcaataaaaagagaaaaaagaaactcataatacataacacaaaaaattataaaccgtTCTTGTAAATGTACGTCAGTCAACAAATGTCAATCGTCAATTGGGAGGGGAAATACTCGGGTGGCAGGACGGGTAAGAGTGCCCTTGGGGGTACGCAGCTGCACCACTCTAACTATTCCATCATCACCTGGTATGGCTTTAGTTATGCGTGCCAAACACCACTGAAGAGGAGGAGTTTTCGGGGAGTGCACCGCAACTAAATCTCCCACCTTAAGATTTTGCCTGCGCCGAGTCCATTTTGACCTCTGCTGAAGAGTGTGGAGGTACTCTTGATGCCATCGGCGCCAGATGCGCTGTGAGAAGGCTTGAACAGTCTGCCATCTGCTGAGCCTATTGGTGGGTAGAGCGGCGAAATCGTCCTCTGGAATGGCTGTCATTGAGGTTCCGATGAGAAAGTGTCCCGGGGTCAGCGCCGATACATCAGCAGGATCCGTGGAAAGAGGTGTAAGAGGACGAGAATTCAGCATGGCTTCTACCTTAGTGACAAGCGTAATAAATTCCTGCAAAGTGAGAAGAGTTTGGCCAATGGAACGAATTAAGAGTGTTTTGGCGCTTTTAATGGCTCTTTCCCATAACCCTCCTTGGTGGGGCGCGGCAGGGGgaataaaatggaagttgatgCAGTTTTCAGTAGCGAAATAAGAAATGGCCTCTTGAGTTTCCGGTGATGAATAGAAGTTCTTTATTGTCCTTTTCAACTGCGTGGATGCACCAACGAAGTTTGTTCCGCAATCGGAGTATAGATCACTACAAAGTCCTCTCCTTGATACAAATCGGGTTAGTGCTGCAATGAAGGCGTCCGATGAGAGATCAGTGACTACTTCTAGATGAACAGCCTTGGTACACATGCAAATAAAAAGACACAAATAGACCTTTAATGGAACAGTTCTTCTTAGAGCATGGCTCCTAATAGTGAAGGGTCCAGCATAATCCATTCCGGTCTTCTGAAATGGTCTTATTGAGGAGCAAACGTTGAATATTGGTTGTTTCACTTCCGGTAGATCCTCGTCCAAAGGAGCGAATGGAGAACACGGCCAGTCTTCTGGCGGGAGAGAGAGCCAGCGAGGGCCAGACCACCACAAGGAATTCTTCGCGAAGAGAGGAGTGGGTAATCCACGAGAGGCACAATCAGCGGGGTTGTGTTGCGACGATACATGAAACCAACGTTCAGGAGGTACCCATTCTTGAATCTGGGCTACTCGATTTGCTACAAACACCTTAAGGCGATAGGGAGGGGTGCGGATCCATGAGAGAGCAATGGTTGAATCACACCAGGCAGTGACAGATTCCATTTTACAGTAATTGGACACCAAGTTTGAACTATAATGAATGAGTTTAGCCAGTAAATGCGCCCCACAAAGTTCCAATCGGGGTAGAGAGATACGTTTGAGAGGTGCGACACGGGATTTAGCCATGAGCAATGCTATCTTGGTGTTGTTGTCAGCAGAAGCACATCTTAAATAAATGACTGCGGCATATCCCAACTCAGATGCGTCGCAAAAACCAAGCAGTTGGACACTGCTTGTTCTTTCGATAAATAAAGATCGAGGTAGCGTAATTTCCTTTACTCTAGCaagattcttcaaaatttcttcccaccGGAAGGCAACATTAGAAGACAATGGATCATCCCATTGAAGACCAAGGGTCCATAAGTATTGTATGAATGACTTAGCTAAAAATACCACGGGAGCCAACCAACCGCAGGGGTCATATATTCTTGCGATAGCGGAGAGTACTGAGCGTTTAGTATGAGGTACATTGGATATTTTCACAGCATAAGAAAACTCATCGGATGTGGAATTCCATTGCAGACCCAATATATTAAGAATAGGTTGCTCCGAATATTGGAAAGAGAGAGGAATTTCTCTATCATCTTCTGAGATGTGGGATATCAAAATATCCGAATTACTGCACCATTTTCTCAACTGGAAGCCACCTAATGAGAGGAGTTTTGTTAAATCATGTTGAAGTGTGAGGGCTTCTTGCACATTATCTGCACCAGCAATGATATCGTCAACAAACGTTTGAGACTTTAGGACACGAGCAGCTTGCGGAAACTGAGCACCTTCATCTTCAGCCAGTTGATGAAGAGTGCGGATGGCTAGAAACGGTGCGCTCGTCACTCCATAAGTGACTgttgtcaatttgaaaactttgagaAGATCCGTAGGGGTTTCACGCCAATATATCAACTGGAAGTGCTGGTCATCaggatgaattttaatttgacgATACATCTGACGAATGTCACATGCAAATACAACTGAATGGCACCGAAATCGCAGAATAACTTCACAAAGATCATTTTGTAATTTGGGTCCCgacaataaaatgtcattaagTGAGACATTCGTTGAGGTCTTTGAACTAGCATCAAATACAACCCGCAGGCTTGAATTTGgatcttgatttttaaaaactccatggtgcggcaaaaaataatgcttaactcTAGGGAAATTATCACAAGGTGTCATGTGACCTAAGGTGAGGTACTCCGACATAAACTTAATATACTTCTCTCTCAGGAGAGGTTGCGCTGACAGTCTTCTTTCCAGACCAAAAAATCTTCTTTTGGCACACAGCGCTGAGTCTCCAAGAGGAGGGTGAAGGTCCTTGAACGGCAGCCGAGTGATGTAACGACCAGTTTCATCTCTGGAATGCGTTGATTGGAAATGCTCTTCACATTGTCGGTCTTGAGGAGTAAGCGAAAAATGAGGTACTTCCTCAAGTTTCCAAAACTGTTGAATAGAAGTATTGAGATTAGCATCATGGGTTGAAATTAAAGCGACGGAAGGCTTGTGATTAATTTCAGACACTGGAGTAATTGGAGTTGAGCCCATTAAAACAAACCCGAAAATAGTACCAAGGGCCAGTGGATAATTTTCTCCAAGGAAACAGCGAATTCCCGTAAATACATGAGGGAAGAGGTCAGCTCCAATTAAAACATCAACAGGAGAGGGCACATCAAAGGTTGGGTCAGCCAAGACAAATGATTtcatcttctctttcacttcaggCGAAATAGTTGCGAGAGGCAAATTGGAagtgatattttgtaaaatcatcaTAGGATGTGAGTAAGCGAGCACTTTTCCACCGACAGATGATAAACTAAGAAAAGTTAATCCATTACATTTGACATGAGATTGTGATAGTCCATTAATCTCATTATTTACTCGTCGGCGTGTAACGTTCAAAACTTGAGCACAGCGTTCCGAGATGATACTGCATTGAGATGCTGAGTCTAAAATTCCTCTAACTACATGAGAGAAGCCACTTGGTGTAGTTAAACGAATCAAAGTTGTTGCCAATAAAATTGACGTATTAGGTTTTGACGACGATAGTCCCACAAAGTGTTTTTCTGTAGTTAATTCCGGTTGTGATTTACCAGAAATTGATAGTGAGGGCAATTGCGCATTAGCTGCAGCGGTACCCGGGCGATTATTCAGCGATGAAGAGGAGTTCACGTCGAGGTGCAGGAGCGAATGATGCCTCTTAGCGCAACGGTTACATCTCCGAGATGAGTTGCATGACTTGACAGTGTGAGATGTTCCGAGACAATTATAACACCATTTCTTCTCCCCCACTATCACTTTCCTTTCTTGCGGCGATTTATCTTTAAAAGCAGAGCACGAATAAATGGCATGACTTGGGTCTTGACAGAATGCACAGAAGTTCCCCGTGGTAGTGGTAATCAGAGCCGTTTTATTAATTCTGATCTGAGGACCCTTTACTGTTCTCTTTCCATCAATTATTGCGTCTTCAAAATGGACGCATTCGGcttccaaaaaattaatcaagtcagAGACGGCCGGAATTTCATGATTGACGCCTCGCGTATCTTCAAAACGCTTCCGAGTTTCGAAGTCCAATTTTCTTATGAGAATGGAAAGGAGCAAAATGTTTTCTTGAGTAATATCGTATTGGAACGCAGACAATGCTTGCGTATTTTCAAAGTACGTTGATAAAAAAGAACGAATGCTCGAAAGTGAGCCGTTCATTACCGGAGGCATGTCCAGAATCTTGCTTACATGAAGAGACACTAATTTCCGCACGTTGTGATAACGCTGATGCAACAAATCCCAAGCAATCTTATAATTTTCTCCGGTAATGGGCAATCCGGAAACTAATTGCAGAGCTTCACCGCGAAGAGAACTTAGCAAGTACTGGAACTTTTCTACTGAGGATAACACTTGATTCTTATGGATTGTTACGTCAAACGCGTTGAAGTAGTGCATCCATTTAATGGGTTCGCCCGAAAATTGCGGCAGCTCAAGCTTTGGCAATCGAACAGAGGATCGCGGGAGCGGATTTTCACCAAGAGTTCCGGCGAGGTAGTCTGGTTTAACGTTTGCCATCGGCAGCAATGCAGCAATAATGCAATTTGCGTCGACACAGAGATCTAACATTTCTTCGCGTAATTTCACCAAAAGTTCGTCATCTTGTAGCCCCGAGAGAGTCTCTGTATCGGTGAAACGATTCACTAAATCATTGAATTCACTTATCGTATTATCAATCTCATTTTTCCAGCAAGTCAAACGCCTAATTTGGATGTCTGAAAGAGGGGACTCTTTCGATGAGGCTTCCGTTAAGAGCACGGAACCATGAACCTTTTCAAGCCTCTTCTTCAAGAGATTTGACTTTCGAGTAAAagttgcaaaattcatttttaagagtaTTCACACACACTaagaagatacaaaaaatatccatACCATTTTCCCGTGGGCAGCCGCGAGGTAGAAAATAGGAGAGGAGAGGAGTAGGATAACGTACGCTCGTCAGTGTGCTCGTCAAATCCAACGATGAGTCAGGAGCACGTGTCGTCACCCGTCAGCGGAGTACAACTTGATTGTAGATGCAGCGtaacaaaaaacttaaaaaatgagcaGAAAAGAGCAACATTTAGCGATGATACTACTTGACTGTATCTTACAAGCACTGGGTACAATAAACTCATGCACTGATTGCGAATACAAtgaatccggcccgaaggaccaaaataaatgtggcggaaataaaccacattttcagacagtatagttttaatacaaaatttaaagttcaacacaattataacacaataggtgagccgaaggaccagctcaagttaaagttccacacaattataacacaataggtgagcccGAAGGACCAGCAGTTGGCAGGCCGTTGCGACGTGTCCAGTGCCCGGCAACCGCAGAAAGAGTACAGCAGGGCAGGTGCGAGGAGTTTCTCCGCCGGtgacgaacgagagagagagCCAAGTCGCTCCGTCGATCCGGCCCGCACGAGAcgagaggaagtgggggagggcgaaggcagcgccgctcgggtcgtaactcagacaaaacgagagcgtttggcgcaaaaccgaacataaatattttactcagagtgacttccgaaagaacttagctgtaaaataagcaataaataatggctctacgacaatttgatatataaattgtgggatttatatgatttaaggtattttttggaaaaaatcgataacgtataaaaaccacatttaaaaacaaaatctcggggtatttagtttgaggtggatgtagacccatacagatatcaaaatctgaaTCTATTAGGGACAAACGCATGTTGTATTAAGTTGGAATGAACCCTTTTTTAATAATCTAGCCCccggatttaatttaattttttgctctctccttaggtgcaagccatcccgggacgtgaggggaagaatgaagggaGGAGCATGAAGaataaagaagagaagaagaagatggcctcgcgggacatccaatgctaattcctttttttgttattcggaaagatttgactcgaattttaatccacatttttgctttttcaatttcagaatgaacaTCGAAGAAATTAGAaaaccattcatcgacttgagttcaCGGCTGGCAGGAGTGCACTTTTCCTCGGATAATAAGCATTGCCGtacattttcatcaggtttacatcaggttatcttgaacgtgaaatggtaaattagggccgacctgacacaaaactggagttatgagagactcctggtggaaattTATTTCACCCTCgcttatcaaagcacgagctcaaggtaacaacagtacacgaaggtaacggctcgaaggagcaagtttaggCAAAAGGTTTCCAAACAGcactgaaacaaaggtaccagaaagtgcacttaaaaggtatttactacgaatgagaccggtcctaggagacagagaatgcattcttaggcaaggaatccatgtgggtatttttgagTGAGtggtttttttaaggtatttgggtgggttttgtactaacaccatttattgcaggagtgaagaatgaagaaagaagacgtagctgaggccccgaagattgaagacatcgcaggggggcctcgaagaatgaagagtgaagataatgtgtgtgtgtatcgggaatgagtggacattgataatccctcgcctgaactgagagtgctttttttgtactttattgtaatatgtctgtaactctttccctttcggccatgaagattgaagacatcaaattgagctcgaagaacggcaagaatccgattgcgtgtgtttttttatctatcgtgtgatttcgagtgatttttttatgtgtgtgattatttatatttgcgtgtgctgcgagtatttttccgttgcgtcgcgttagggcttgcatgttagtgttattcatttatttgtttgtgcatgcactaatcttacctcttcacagattcaagccatcgctggacttcaaggaaggaagagtgaagactgcacgaagaagaggagattgaagacgcaagtattcacagaagaaagaagaggagcatcgtgagaagacgtgtgcgatatttgcggcttagttttgggcccttctggccaatgaataaaaatatgcgtaaggctaggcgttttctccgtgcgttagttttagtttttttgtgccgt
Encoded here:
- the LOC124168170 gene encoding uncharacterized protein LOC124168170, with the protein product MSEYLTLGHMTPCDNFPRVKHYFLPHHGVFKNQDPNSSLRVVFDASSKTSTNVSLNDILLSGPKLQNDLCEVILRFRCHSVVFACDIRQMYRQIKIHPDDQHFQLIYWRETPTDLLKVFKLTTVTYGVTSAPFLAIRTLHQLAEDEGAQFPQAARVLKSQTFVDDIIAGADNVQEALTLQHDLTKLLSLGGFQLRKWCSNSDILISHISEDDREIPLSFQYSEQPILNILGLQWNSTSDEFSYAVKISNVPHTKRSVLSAIARIYDPCGWLAPVVFLAKSFIQYLWTLGLQWDDPLSSNVAFRWEEILKNLARVKEITLPRSLFIERTSSVQLLGFCDASELGYAAVIYLRCASADNNTKIALLMAKSRVAPLKRISLPRLELCGAHLLAKLIHYSSNLVSNYCKMESVTAWCDSTIALSWIRTPPYRLKVFVANRVAQIQEWVPPERWFHVSSQHNPADCASRGLPTPLFAKNSLWWSGPRWLSLPPEDWPCSPFAPLDEDLPEVKQPIFNVCSSIRPFQKTGMDYAGPFTIRSHALRRTVPLKVYLCLFICMCTKAVHLEVVTDLSSDAFIAALTRFVSRRGLCSDLYSDCGTNFVGASTQLKRTIKNFYSSPETQEAISYFATENCINFHFIPPAAPHQGGLWERAIKSAKTLLIRSIGQTLLTLQEFITLVTKVEAMLNSRPLTPLSTDPADVSALTPGHFLIGTSMTAIPEDDFAALPTNRLSRWQTVQAFSQRIWRRWHQEYLHTLQQRSKWTRRRQNLKVGDLVAVHSPKTPPLQWCLARITKAIPGDDGIVRVVQLRTPKGTLTRPATRVFPLPIDD